The genome window CGTTGGTGAGGGACATTTTAGCATAGTTATGGGTTTTTGACAAATATTGAACTAGCCAATGCGCTTGTACGACTATTAGTAGTTTTTACTGATACACCATTTTTCCAGATTCATGCGGCGTTAGTATTGCCGTTATACACTACATTAGTAACACAGTACACATCTTTGCCTGAAACGGCTATATCAATTACATTTGAACTATATTTTGAGCCGTTGGGAAGTACAGTTTAGGTGCGCGATTCAAAGTGAATCAAACTTCCAAAGGCATTAATGTCAATGAATTCTATATCGAAATCCTTTAAACGATTTATAAGATCAGCTACCTGAACGATTGTTTCCGGAAGATAGAGGCCTCCGGCTATTGTTGCGTTTTTTCCATTAATGCCCAATATCCGTTCTGTTATTAAATAGACACCCACCGCGGTCATTCGAGCGTTTCCTTTTTTGCCAGACACAATCATTCGAAGCTTTTTCTTTTCTCCGGATAACAACAAACCCTCCATATCGATATACAGATCATGCGAGGCTTCTAAACCTCTACTGCTGCCAATGGATTCACCCGTAGCAAAATCAAATCGAATGTTGGCAGCATTAGTAAAAGCGGCAATACTTGGAACATCCAGCGTACTCAATGGATAAGCTTTGGCCAGAGACCGATTGTATAAGCAGATCTCTCTTGGGTTATCTTTTGCGGGCACGGATAGCCACTCTCCATCTTGCCGGATTAGCGCCTGACCTATAAAACCGTTGACATCATTTGCAACCTCCGGCCCTACCTGGTCCTTCGTGTCATACAATCCTGCCATTTCAATACTTGTGATATAATTAAATTTGGTGGCCAGGTGTTTAACAGCAAGCGTCAATAATCCTGCTTGCCAATGGCCAGCAAAGACGATCGGGGCAACAATCGGTTTATGCAGACTTAAAAATGTTATCGGAGCGATTTGATCAGCTAATTCACTGACGGTAATACAAGCGATACCATTCGAAATGGCAGTCTCCCTTGAAATATTGCTCCGGTCTTGCATCGCTGTTATGATAAGATCGATGTTACCGAGTTTGCTTAAATCAAGTCCTTCCTCCAAGTTAACATAGGCTGTTTTTGCGTTCTTTAATTCAGCGGCCAGCTGTTCACCGTTTTGAGGGTTTCTGCCGGAGAGAACCAATTCTATGCTGGTATCTGCACGTCTGATCAACCGGGCTATGTTGCTACCTACCATTCCGTAACCGCCTATAATCAAGATCCGTTTTCTTTTTAATTCCATGTTATTTTTTAAAAATCAGTACAATTCAATTACTTCACTTTAGTATCAATAGCATCGCTATTAAAATTCTGACAAGTATTTCATATATGATCTTACACCCAATTCGATGTGGCTATCAGAAACATTGAATTCCATACCGTAAAAAGCAAATGCCGGTTGGTATTCCGCTTTGACATATTCAAAACTTAGCTCGAATGGCCTTGTGAGCTCGTTGAGCGGATATTTGTATATCCCTGCGTTACTCAACTCCTCCTTTTCAACTCCCAACGATATGGCCAGTGCTATTTTTTTTCCTTTCATGCAGTATCCACTTTTACTACCATACGCCCAGCCGTGTGTCATAACCTGGTCGAACCATTTTTTTAACAATGAGGGAATATTAAACCAGTAGTAGGGAAATTGGAATACAATCTTATCGTATTGCTCAACTAGGCGCTGCTCAGCCCGGACATCTATCTTTTCGTCTGGATATGCATCGTACAACTGGTGAACAGTGTACTCTTCTGGAAACTTTAGCAGCTCCTCCATCCACCTTTTATTGATGGTAGACTCGCCAATGGTTGGGTGCGTAATAATGATTAAAGTCTTCATAGTAATATCAATAATAATCTACACAAAGGTAGCATGCACTACATCGAAGTCGTATATTACCCACCGATTGTTAGGTACTATAAATAATGTAAGTAATGAGTAAGATTAAGCAGACATCGACCAATTTCTCCAACAAGAGTGCATTAAGTGAAGAATGCCCAGAGGCTTATGCTTCAACTGTTATTGGCGGACAGTGGACACTGGTCATCTGCTCCTGGTTATTGAGCGGTAAGCTTCGGTTTGGGGAACTGAAAAAGAAGTTGCCAAACATTACCGAACGTATGTTGACCTTACAGCTCCGTAAGCTTGAAGAAAATATGATAGTCAAAAGAACCGTATATGCAGAAGTGCCACCCCGCGTCGAATATGAATTAACTCAAATAGGATACGACTTAAAACCTGTCATCAAAGAGTTGGAAAATTGGGGGGATCGTCATAAAAAATTAACTAGTCAATAATCCAGGGTATCCCATATATATGTAAATACCAGAATTCGGAAATTAAACAGATCGCCTTGCCCGACGCCTACGCCAGGCAGCTTGCGGGGCAACTCGATCGCCGATGATTCTGTGATCATTGCGCTATTGCCGACATTATAGATCCGTTTTCCTTAATTTATTTTAATTGCTTCTTTGCGAGATGTTACCGACTTTACTCAGAGATAGCAGGCACGCAGAGCACGCACCGGTTCATCGTAAGTCCGACAGCAATGCTTTTGGCGTAATATCATACCGGGCTTAATGTGCAGAAAGATGCTATTATAAAAATCAAAGATTTATTAATATGAAGCTATGTGTCGCGCAAACTAAACCAGTTAAAGGTGACATTTCAGGAAATATTGTTGAGCACCTTGGTCTTATCAAACAGGCAATCGAAGAGCAAGCCGATGTTATTATTTTCCCGGAACTATCATTAACGGGATATGAACCTGAATTAGCGGTTGAGCTAGTGATGCATTTGGACGATTCTCGGTTACAACCATTTCAGGATTTAAGCGATGCTAATGGCATTATTATTGGCGTTGGCTTACCTACCAGAGGTAGTAATGGTATCCTAATCAGCTTGCTAGTCTTTATTCCTAATCAGCCTAGACAGGTTTACTCCAAACAATATCTTCATGCTGACGAAGAGCCTTATTTCATACCGGGTAGAAAGCCGGTCTTGATAAGGTGGAAGGAGAGAACAATCTCTTTTGCAATCTGTTATGAAGTTTTTGTACCAGAACATGCCTGTAGTGTTATTCAAAATGGTGCTGATATCTACATTGCTAGCGTTGCAAAAAGTGCCAAAGGAGTGGTACGTGCGTACAAACGGCTAGCTCAGATAGCCGGTGATTTTGGAATTACAGTGTTAATGGCCAACAGTGTGGGGTATCAGGATAACTTCCAAAGTGCTGGCTTTTCCGCTAGTTGGAGTAAGGACGGTGAGCTGGCTGGACAATTAGGTGATGAAGCTGATAAACTATTACTGTTTAATTTGTAGCACCCTTATAAACCAAGGCTTGGATTGTGTAAATTCCGTTACTAACTGCTCATTTTTGCCAGTAATTGTTTTTATCTCAGCCTGTATGGTTCAGGTGACTATGATAATTTTACAAAGTTAGATAGGTCTCAGGTCAGCCAGATAGTCCAGTATTTTTAATTCAAAATGGTCCAGCAAGTATCATAAGCATAGAGCCGTCCCAAATTTGATTTGAGACGGCCCCATTAAATGACAACAGCACAGAAATCCGGTCAGGCGTTAAAACCGCCGTCAATGGTCAGCGCGGAGCCTGTAATAAAATTTCCTTCTTCACTTGCCAAAAAAGACACCAAACCTGCAATATCCTCGCCGGTTCCATATTTGGGAATAGCCATCCTGCCCCTTAAAAACTCAGCATGTTCCGTATTGGAGGGGTTCATATCGGTATCAATGGGTCCGGGCTGTACCAAATTTACCGTAATGCCTTTTGGCCCCAGATCACGCGCTAAACCACGGGTGAAGCCCTGTAAGGCTGACTTGCTCATTGTATACAAAGTTGTCTGCGAGCTCAATGAATTATCTGCCAAATTGCTCCCGATGGTGATAATGCGACCACCGGCTGACATTTGTTTTGCTACCGCATGCGCAGCCAGGTAGACGGCACGCACATTGATGGACATAATGCGCTCATAGTCCTCAAGCGTATGGTCTTCGAATGCCTTTCCAATATAGATGCCTGCATTGCTCACAAGTATATCAATATGACCAAACTTTGCGATGGCGGCATTTACTGTATCGGTGATCTGTTGGCTGTCGGAACTATCTGCCTGAATCGCTACTGCATTTCCGCCTGCTTCCTTGATTTCAGCCACCACTGCTTGGGCCTTCTCAGTTGCATGCGAAAAGGTGAACAGGACTGTTGCACCTTCGCGGGCTAATTTTTTGCTGATTGCTGCTCCGATACCACGGCTGCCACCAGTTACCAGCGCTATTTTATTCTCTAACTTTTTCATTTGATTCAGTAATTAATTAACGCATCAAATTTCTACTAAATACCTTACATTTGTATGGTACTTATAAATTTGTTAGGTACTTACAAAAACGTAAGAAATGAGAAAAGAGAACTCTACGAATGCTTTTAATGAAAAGCGAATTATTGATAGCTGCGGTATGGCCTATGCCTTAGGCCTAATCGGGGGTAGGTGGAAACCTGCGATCCTATGCAGACTTTCCAACAAGACTATGCGTTATGGTGAGCTTAACCGCGATATTGAAGGCATCTCCGAGCGGATGCTGGTAGCACAATTGCGGGAATTAGAAAATGACGGCATTGTAGAGCGTCAGGTATATCCGGAAGTGCCACCGCGCGTCGAGTATAGACTTACAGCACTTGGCGAAACCCTAAGGCCGGTCCTTGCCTCCATGTCCGACTGGGGTAACATGCACCGCGAGCAGGTAGCTGCTCATATGCAAAATGATTAGACGATGCGGGCGTGACAAGCTCACGCCCCTTTTAGAGCGGGTCGCTGGCGTTTATAGATAATAATTTTTAATTAGTAATAGGCCTATGGGAAGCCGTGGGTGGCAGGCCATTTCTGTTAAATAGAAATAAGAGGTTAGAATGCTAAAAAGCCGTTCACCAGTTCAATGACTTTTTTTGGTTGTTCTTCGAACATATAGTGTCCGCTATCCAATATGCCTTCGACTTTTACATTCGTGGCTACGTAAGGCAAACCCATTTTCATGTAGTTGTAGCTCACATTGCTGCCGATCCCCAAAACGGGCATTTCAAGGGGATTATAATGTTTAGCGTCTTCTATATCTTGGGTAAATGACTGGTACCAGGCATTGGACGCCCGGATACTTGCCGCCTCGTTGTATGCGGAAGCATAGACAGCGCGGTCGAGCGTGCCCATTTTGCTGGCATCGATCATTACGTATTCGAAAAGCCAGTCAAGCAAATATTGAAAGCGTCCTTCCAGGATCTTTTCCGGTAATGCTTTAATCTGGTTAAAACCCATCCACCAGGCATAGGGCGTATTGGTATCCATCTTTTCTGTAAATGTTCCTGCTGGCGGAATCAGCGGCATTTGCAACATGCCCTCACTGGGGTGAGAGCCATCCAGAACAATCAGCTTGTCGACGAAATCTGGATAATTGAATGCAAAACTCATCGCTACCATTCCACCGATATCATGACCCATCAAATGTACTTTGGTAAGTCCAAGTTGCTTTACAAGTTCGAGGATATCTGTTGCCATGTTCTTTTTGTCATATCCGGCAGCAGGTTTTTCTGAGCTGCCCATCCCTCTGATATCCACGATAATGACGCGGAAGTTTTCAGCAAGTGATTGGGCAAGCGGATGGTAGGAGAACCAGGTCTGTGGCCAACCTGGCAAACAAATCAAAGGCGTTCCGCTGCCGCCATCGACATAATGGAGCTCTACGCCATTCACGTTTGCATGCTGATGGGTAAAGCCAGGAAAGTGCTTTATTAATTCTTCTTCTGTATATTGATTTGGAGAGATCACTGTGTTTTCCATTGAGCAAGTAGGTTTTGATTTTCAATGCTCAAAGGTAAAGCGTCAGGGATGCGCCGAATCTATCATTTGGTAGATTCGGTAATCAACGGACATTTTTTCTGATCCGGCTCAATGCATTCGGTGTAATGCCAAGGACTTCGGCGAGCTGTTTGACTGGTACTTTTTGTAAAAATTCAGGGTTATTCATAAATTCCAAATAACGCTGCTCGGCGGAAAGGGTTTGGAAATTCAGGATCTGGTCGATCATCCTGACCGAGGTTGCCTCCCAGATTTTGCGGCCCAACTCTTGCCAGACGCTCACGTGGGCATATAAGAAATCCATATCCTTTTTGTCAATGAAAATCAGCCTGGTTTCTTCGATGGTGTCAATGTTAAAGCGGGATGGCTTTTGGGGATTAAGGCTGGAAATCTCTGTAAAAAACTCATCCTTGAAACAAATCCAGCTCGTTCTTTCCTCTTGGTTCAGATGATAATAGAAGCGGACCCCTCCTGATACGATAAAAAAATATTGATTGGCGATTTGACCTTTACGCAAAATCAGCTTTCCCTTAGGAACTAACCTTTCGTTACACCTGGAAAGCACCAATTGAAGATCCAGGTCATCAATCGATATCACCCCTCTTAAAAAGTTGACGAATTCTTCCATTTTGATACTATTTATGATTTAGAAATCGACAAGATTAATGACCGGATCGGTCTCAGTACACGCCTGATTTTTTAGCCGTTGAGCTTCACGTTTCCGATAATTTCTAACAGGTTGTCACATTGCGCCTGCAGTCCGGTCTGCGTTAATTCGTCATCAAGTTGCCTTAATGCGTTGATCTTGAGATTTACGTTTGGAATGGAATAAGCGCTTTGCTGGTTTTTCTTTGTTCCCAGGGCCGTCAGCGTTAGCAGCAGGGCAGCAAGGGCTTTGTCGCCGCCCGTATTGAGCGGAGAAGAGCTGATGGCGGCCACGGGTTTCTCATTCAGATCGCCTGTTGCCACAGTCCAGTCGAGTGCATTCTTCAATGTTCCCGGGATGCCAAATGCATATTCGGGTGTGCAGATAACAATGCCATCAGCATGTTGGATGGCCATTTTAAATTTGATAACACCTTCATTTTCTGAAAGTCCCGGCCTGAAATGTGGGATTTTATCCAAACCATCAAATATTTGGTAATCTACATTTTCAGGGAAACATTTTGCCAGCGTTTTCAGGACAAGCGTATTGGTCGAGTCTGAACGCAAGCTGCCTGAAATACCTATTATACGAATTGGTTTCATCATTGAGTATTCTAAATCTTTCCGAAAATCTCAGCAGCAAGTTAATTAAACGGTTTGGTTGTTGCATAGCCGCAGTATCAAGTCAAATTACCTTGCCCGACTCTACTATTGATTATTTGCCACCTAGTTACCTCTGTAAGTAGAATAACCGTATGCCGACAGTGTGATTGGTACGTGATAATGTTTGCTGCCTTTGATCTCGAAGACAACCTCAATAAACGGATAGAAGCTCTCTATTTTTTGTTTTTTGAAATAAGCTGCTGTCAAAAACGTCAGCTTGTAGATACCTTCATTAGAGCTTTCAGCGCTAAGAAAGTCGGAAATCCGGCCATTCGAGTCGGTTACTTTTTCCGCTACGATTGACCATGTTTTTTTATCAGCGTCCAGTTTTTCCAGTCGGATAGGTACGTCTGATGCGGGCATTCCTTTGGATATATCAAGGATATGACTTGATAACTGATACGTTTTAGATTGCGGGTAAGCCAGGGTTGTGCTTAGCATCAGCGTCAGCACAAAAAGTAATTTTTTCATTGCTTTCAGGTTTGTTTCTTGCAAAGCTACAAGTCCGGTTTGCCGAAAGTGTTGACCTAAGTCAACGTTTTTAGAGTCGGGATTTTACGCGGCTTAATGTAGATGGAGAAATTCCCAGGTACGAAGCGGCCATCTTATTGGATACCCGCAGTAAAAATTTTGGTTGTGATGCAATGATCCACTTTACTTTTTCCAGCGCGTCAAAACCCTGGAAGCCGTAAATACGTTTTTGAGCATTTACAAAGCCTAATTCCAGTATTTCCCGGTAGATGCGACTGAACTCGGGTAGGGTATCTACGAGCTGAAAAAAGTCCTTTCGTGATATTACAAGCAGCTCTGATTTTTCAAGGGCCTGCAGATATTCCAAGGCCGGCTTCTGATCTATAAAGCTGGGCAGAGCCGTGGCAAACATGCCCTCAAAAGCAAAATAACGCGACGTTTCAACTCCTGCATTATTTAATGTGAATACCCGAAGAGATCCCGTATTAATAAAGTAGTAGGCCCTGCAAGTATCATTATAGCTGATCAAAACTTGGTTTCTGGCAGCTTTTACGGGATGAAAGAATGAACATATATTTTCAAGTTTGTCATGGTCAATATCATGTCTGCTCAGAATGTAAGATGCCAGAGGTTGATATAGAGCAGGTATTTTATTGGTTGGTTGCATTAGCACTGAATATTTACAAAAAGTTAGTATTTACAAGGGCAGCACGCTTGTGGAAACGGATTCAGTAAGAATTGATCGGCCTGAAAACACGCATTGCCTGCTCTCATGAAATGTAATACATTTGAGCTAAATCAACACAGAACTGGCGCTTGAAAACTGGTTTTGATAAAGTTTTATCCTCGATATTGCAATTGTTTTAGCTCTTCGAAAAAATGACGGATCGTATCCAATTTGAAGCAGTTCAGCCGATCCCGGCATTGGAACCGTTGGTGGAAAGCTTTTGGAGACTGGCAAATGAAACTGATGATAAGAAACCTGCCGTCATCCTGCCGGACGGTCGGTTGGACGTCAGCTTTACTTCGAGAAATCACCAGCGTATCCTTTTGCATGGTCTGGAAACCCAG of Dyadobacter chenhuakuii contains these proteins:
- a CDS encoding NAD(P)H-dependent oxidoreductase, with the protein product MKTLIIITHPTIGESTINKRWMEELLKFPEEYTVHQLYDAYPDEKIDVRAEQRLVEQYDKIVFQFPYYWFNIPSLLKKWFDQVMTHGWAYGSKSGYCMKGKKIALAISLGVEKEELSNAGIYKYPLNELTRPFELSFEYVKAEYQPAFAFYGMEFNVSDSHIELGVRSYMKYLSEF
- a CDS encoding winged helix-turn-helix transcriptional regulator; its protein translation is MSKIKQTSTNFSNKSALSEECPEAYASTVIGGQWTLVICSWLLSGKLRFGELKKKLPNITERMLTLQLRKLEENMIVKRTVYAEVPPRVEYELTQIGYDLKPVIKELENWGDRHKKLTSQ
- a CDS encoding carbon-nitrogen hydrolase family protein, with the translated sequence MKLCVAQTKPVKGDISGNIVEHLGLIKQAIEEQADVIIFPELSLTGYEPELAVELVMHLDDSRLQPFQDLSDANGIIIGVGLPTRGSNGILISLLVFIPNQPRQVYSKQYLHADEEPYFIPGRKPVLIRWKERTISFAICYEVFVPEHACSVIQNGADIYIASVAKSAKGVVRAYKRLAQIAGDFGITVLMANSVGYQDNFQSAGFSASWSKDGELAGQLGDEADKLLLFNL
- a CDS encoding SDR family NAD(P)-dependent oxidoreductase, with translation MKKLENKIALVTGGSRGIGAAISKKLAREGATVLFTFSHATEKAQAVVAEIKEAGGNAVAIQADSSDSQQITDTVNAAIAKFGHIDILVSNAGIYIGKAFEDHTLEDYERIMSINVRAVYLAAHAVAKQMSAGGRIITIGSNLADNSLSSQTTLYTMSKSALQGFTRGLARDLGPKGITVNLVQPGPIDTDMNPSNTEHAEFLRGRMAIPKYGTGEDIAGLVSFLASEEGNFITGSALTIDGGFNA
- a CDS encoding winged helix-turn-helix transcriptional regulator, whose translation is MAYALGLIGGRWKPAILCRLSNKTMRYGELNRDIEGISERMLVAQLRELENDGIVERQVYPEVPPRVEYRLTALGETLRPVLASMSDWGNMHREQVAAHMQND
- a CDS encoding alpha/beta fold hydrolase — translated: MENTVISPNQYTEEELIKHFPGFTHQHANVNGVELHYVDGGSGTPLICLPGWPQTWFSYHPLAQSLAENFRVIIVDIRGMGSSEKPAAGYDKKNMATDILELVKQLGLTKVHLMGHDIGGMVAMSFAFNYPDFVDKLIVLDGSHPSEGMLQMPLIPPAGTFTEKMDTNTPYAWWMGFNQIKALPEKILEGRFQYLLDWLFEYVMIDASKMGTLDRAVYASAYNEAASIRASNAWYQSFTQDIEDAKHYNPLEMPVLGIGSNVSYNYMKMGLPYVATNVKVEGILDSGHYMFEEQPKKVIELVNGFLAF
- a CDS encoding Crp/Fnr family transcriptional regulator; amino-acid sequence: MEEFVNFLRGVISIDDLDLQLVLSRCNERLVPKGKLILRKGQIANQYFFIVSGGVRFYYHLNQEERTSWICFKDEFFTEISSLNPQKPSRFNIDTIEETRLIFIDKKDMDFLYAHVSVWQELGRKIWEATSVRMIDQILNFQTLSAEQRYLEFMNNPEFLQKVPVKQLAEVLGITPNALSRIRKNVR
- a CDS encoding NADPH-dependent FMN reductase, with the translated sequence MKPIRIIGISGSLRSDSTNTLVLKTLAKCFPENVDYQIFDGLDKIPHFRPGLSENEGVIKFKMAIQHADGIVICTPEYAFGIPGTLKNALDWTVATGDLNEKPVAAISSSPLNTGGDKALAALLLTLTALGTKKNQQSAYSIPNVNLKINALRQLDDELTQTGLQAQCDNLLEIIGNVKLNG
- the uraH gene encoding hydroxyisourate hydrolase; its protein translation is MKKLLFVLTLMLSTTLAYPQSKTYQLSSHILDISKGMPASDVPIRLEKLDADKKTWSIVAEKVTDSNGRISDFLSAESSNEGIYKLTFLTAAYFKKQKIESFYPFIEVVFEIKGSKHYHVPITLSAYGYSTYRGN
- a CDS encoding Crp/Fnr family transcriptional regulator; translated protein: MQPTNKIPALYQPLASYILSRHDIDHDKLENICSFFHPVKAARNQVLISYNDTCRAYYFINTGSLRVFTLNNAGVETSRYFAFEGMFATALPSFIDQKPALEYLQALEKSELLVISRKDFFQLVDTLPEFSRIYREILELGFVNAQKRIYGFQGFDALEKVKWIIASQPKFLLRVSNKMAASYLGISPSTLSRVKSRL